A genome region from Camelina sativa cultivar DH55 chromosome 10, Cs, whole genome shotgun sequence includes the following:
- the LOC104717409 gene encoding protein TSS, which yields MAPKAGKTKPHKSKGEKKKKEEKVLPTVIEISVETPDESQVTLKGISTDRILDVRKLLAVHVQTCHFTNFSLSHQVRGTRLKDSVDIVSLKPCHLTIVEEDYTEEQATAHIRRLLDIVACTTAFGPSKPPVIRTPSKDSEKKESNSTEGDSQADKDAVISGSGLSPKSQAAEGADKGEINMCPPTRLGQFYEFFSFSYLTPPIQYIRRSVRPSKEEKGLDDLFQIDVKVSSGKPFTVNATRTGFYPAGKQQLLCHSLVELLQQISRPFDAAYDALMKAFIEHNKFGNLPYGFRANTWVVPPVVADSPSTFPSLPVEDETWGGDGGGVGRSGKHDQRKWAKELAILAAMPCKTPEERQVRDRKAFLLHSLFVDVSVFKAVETIKNVLESNQRLPKDPGALAFHEERIGDLIIRVARDDPDASAKLDRKSDGTQVLEISQEELAQRNLLKGITADESATVHDTSTLGVVVVRHCGCTAIVKVALEFNLNGGHILQDIDIEDQSEGGANALNVNSLRTLLHKSSTPRSPNADLEQTRVAKSLVRKVFEDSLKKLEIEPSRNSKPIRWELGACWVQHLQNQASSKNESKKTEDAKPEPAIKGLGKQGALLKEIKRKIDVKANKIEQGKEDTDNKSETEDQKELERQNEELEKVWKELVTETAYQRLKESETGFHLKSPKELIEMARKYYADTALPKLVADFGSLELSPVDGRTLTDFMHTRGLQMHSLGRVVELADKLPHVQSLCIHEMVVRAYKHILQSVVAAVENTADVATSIATCLNVLLGTPSDTESIYDEKIKWTWVEMFISKRYGWDWKHEGCQELRKFAILRGLSHKVGLELVPKDYEMDTSYPFKKFDIISMVPVYKHVACSSADGRTLLESSKTSLDKGKLEDAVNYGTKALAKLVAVCGPYHRMTAGAYSLLAVVLYHTGDFNQATIYQQKALDINERELGLDHPDTMKSYGDLAVFYYRLQHTELALKYVNRALYLLHLTCGPSHPNTAATYINVAMMEEGMKNAHVALRYLHEALKCNQRLLGADHIQTAASYHAIAIALSLMDAYSLSVQHEQTTLQILQAKLGPEDLRTQDAAAWLEYFESKALEQQEAARNGTPKPDASISSKGHLSVSDLLDYITPDSGIKARDAQRKARPKVKGKPGQSPGPVSEENQKHDEILSSDHITGESSSDKENKSEAKSEEKKVEKIDMEPQDQMKLVKPEATVQEDDDSDEGWQEAVPKNRYPSGRRTRPSLAKLNTNFMNVTQQTSRSRGKSTNFTSPKTSSIELSISVDGSTSSHASKMSVKNTSLNRKQNSSNIVGERPVSDKPAKAIPACTEHINKPTPMVSPVNVKAGKLFSYKEVALAPPGTIVKSVAEQLPEETKSPEILDTEKIAVDGPQKVNVQDAESENKHVATETEAEKTDSGERGRVVVGGSDLTSSPKEINFVEAVKAAEETFPTETTVSNTRQGKTESAPTSGDSNASLLNKSPTPKDSNGSGSAIGVKLQKDLSDAELKTVDGETEKLPNGDSSPKSSIAADGEKQDACEAQKEMSKKLSASAPPYTPTTIPIFGSIAVPGFKDHGGILPSPLNMPPMLPVNHVRRSTPHQSVTARVPYGPRLSGGGYNRSGNRVPRNKPSFPNSTESNGEANQFNGPRIMNPHAAEFIPSQPWVSNGYPVPPNGYLASPNGAEIIQNGYPLSPVAGGYPCNMSITQPQNGLSIHAPLALEELPGGGESSEEKSGSEEESNNEKKAGEDEEVIAQATTDALENGHLTVSEAETTSHQTSDGKNGELQGGKCWGDYSDNEIEQIEVTS from the exons ATGGCTCCTAAAGCTGGGAAAACTAAGCCACACAAGAgtaaaggagagaagaagaagaaagaagagaaag TTTTGCCCACTGTCATTGAGATAAGTGTGGAAACACCAGACGAATCCCAAGTGACACTCAAG GGTATCTCCACAGACAGAATCTTAGATGTAAGGAAGCTCTTGGCGGTCCATGTTCAGACCTGCCACTTCACcaacttttctctctctcaccag GTGCGTGGCACTAGACTCAAGGACTCCGTTGACATCGTATCGCTTAAGCCCTGCCACCTCACCATCGTCGAAG AGGACTATACAGAGGAGCAAGCCACCGCGCACATACGGCGGCTCTTAGACATCGTCGCTTGCACCACCGCATTCGGTCCGTCGAAACCGCCGGTGATTCGTACACCTTCCAAGGACTCTGAAAAGAAAGAGTCAAACTCGACTGAGGGAGATTCTCAGGCCGATAAGGATGCAGTTATTTCAGGTTCCGGTCTCAGCCCTAAGTCTCAGGCGGCGGAAGGCGCTGATAAGGGTGAAATCAACATGTGCCCACCGACTCGTCTCGGGCAGTTTTACGaatttttctccttctcttacCTTACTCCTCCGATTCAat ATATCAGAAGGTCTGTTCGTCCATCTAAAGAGGAGAAAGGATTAGATGATTTGTTTCAAATCGAT GTGAAAGTTTCAAGTGGGAAGCCGTTCACTGTTAATGCAACAAGAACAGGTTTTTATCCAGCTGGGAAACAGCAACTTCTGTGTCACTCCTTGGTTGAGCTGCTGCAACAGATTAGCCGGCCTTTTGATGCG GCGTATGATGCTCTAATGAAAGCTTTCATTGAGCACAATAAG TTTGGCAACCTTCCTTATGGTTTTCGAGCAAACACTTGGGTAGTTCCTCCGGTTGTTGCAGATAGCCCATCTACTTTTCCGTCACTTCCAGTGGAAGATGAGACTTGGGGAGGGGATGGTGGTGGAGTGGGCCGGTCTGGTAAGCATGATCAAAGGAAGTGGGCAAAGGAATTGGCGATTTTGGCAGCAATGCCCTGTAAAACACCTGAAGAGAGACAGGTTCGAGATAGGAAGGCCTTTCTACTCCACAGTCTATTTGTCGACGTTTCAGTTTTCAAAGCAGTGGAAACTATAAAAAATGTACTAGAGAGTAATCAACGCTTACCAAAGGATCCTGGTGCATTGGCTTTCCATGAAGAAAGAATAGGTGATTTAATTATAAGGGTGGCTAGAGATGATCCTGATGCAAGTGCCAAGCTTGACCGAAAGAGTGATGGGACCCAGGTTCTAGAGATCTCTCAGGAAGAACTTGCTCAAAGAAATTTACTGAAAGGGATCACTGCTGATGAGAGTGCGACAgttcat GATACGTCTACCTTGGGGGTGGTGGTTGTAAGACACTGTGGCTGTACAGCCATTGTAAAGGTTGCTCTGGAATTTAACTTGAATGGTGGACACATCCTACAGGATATTGACATTGAAGACCAATCCGAAGGAGGTGCAAATGCACTGAATGTAAATAG CTTGAGAACTCTATTGCACAAGTCGTCAACGCCGAGATCACCAAATGCAGACTTGGAACAAACACGTGTTGCTAAATCCCTTGTGAGGAAAGTATTTGAGGATAGTCTGAAGAAATTGGAGATTGAACCCTCAAGAAATAGTAAGCCTATAAGGTGGGAATTAGGAGCTTGTTGGGTGCAACATCTGCAAAATCAAGCTTCAAGTAAAAATGAGTCTAAGAAAACTGAAGATGCCAAGCCTGAACCAGCTATTAAGGGTCTTGGGAAGCAAGGTGCACTGCTGAAGGAGATAAAAAGGAAGATCGATGTGAAAGCTAACAAAATTGAACAGGGAAAAGAGGACACTGACAATAAATCAGAAACTGAGGATCAAAAGGAACTCGAGAGACAAAATGAGGAATTGGAAAAGGTTTGGAAAGAACTAGTGACAGAAACTGCATATCAGCGCCTTAAAGAATCAGAAACTGGTTTTCATCTCAAG TCACCGAAAGAGCTGATTGAGATGGCCCGCAAATACTACGCTGATACTGCTCTTCCAAAATTG GTGGCAGACTTTGGATCTCTTGAACTCTCACCCGTCGATGGGAGAACTCTAACAGACTTTATGCATACCAGAGGCTTGCAAATGCATTCCTTAGGGAGAGTG GTCGAGTTGGCTGATAAGCTCCCTCATGTGCAATCCCTCTGTATTCATGAAATGGTTGTTCGGGCATACAAGCATATACTGCAGTCTGTTGTAGCAGCTGTTGAAAACACCGCTGATGTGGCCACCTCAATAGCAACATGCTTAAATGTCTTATTGGGAACACCGTCTGACACTGAGAGTATATATGATGAAAAGATAAAGTGGACCTGGGTGGAAATGTTCATTTCCAAGAGGTATGGGTGGGATTGGAAGCATGAAGGCTGCCAGGAGCTGAGAAAATTTGCCATTCTTAGAGGATTGTCACACAAG GTTGGACTGGAGCTTGTTCCTAAAGACTATGAGATGGACACGTCATATCCTTTTAAGAAGTTTGATATAATCAGTATGGTTCCTGTGTATAAG CACGTAGCCTGTTCATCTGCTGATGGGCGCACTTTGTTGGAATCATCCAAAACCTCTTTAGATAAAGGCAAACTGGAGGATGCTGTCAATTATGGCACCAAG GCATTAGCGAAGCTTGTAGCAGTGTGCGGCCCCTACCATAGAATGACCGCTGGAGCATACAGTCTTCTCGCTGTTGTGCTGTACCATACTGGGGATTTTAATCAG GCTACTATTTATCAACAGAAAGCACTCGACATAAATGAAAGGGAACTTGGACTTGATCACCCAGACACAATGAAAAGCTACGGCGACCTGGCCGTCTTCTATTATCGTCTTCAGCATACAGAGTTAGCCTTGAA GTATGTCAACCGTGCATTGTATCTTTTGCATCTAACATGTGGACCATCACATCCAAATACGGCTGCCACTTATATTAACGTAGCAATGATGGAAGAAGGTATGAAGAATGCCCATGTGGCTTTAAGATACCTTCATGAAGCGTTGAAATGTAACCAGAGACTACTTGGAGCTGATCATATCCAG ACTGCTGCAAGCTACCATGCAATTGCTATTGCTCTCTCTCTGATGGACGCATACTCCTTGAGCGTCCAACACGAGCAGACCACTCTACAGATTCTACAAGCAAAACTAGGTCCTGAGGATCTTCGGACACAG GATGCGGCTGCGTGGCTTGAATATTTCGAGTCTAAAGCTCTGGAACAGCAAGAAGCTGCACGAAATGGTACTCCCAAGCCAGACGCCTCTATTTCAAGCAAAGGCCATCTCAG TGTATCAGACCTGTTGGATTACATAACCCCGGATTCTGGTATTAAAGCGAGAGACGCTCAAAGGAAAGCTCGTCCAAAG GTCAAAGGAAAACCAGGACAAAGTCCAGGACCTGTCTCAGAAGAAAATCAGAAACATGATGAAATTCTTAGTTCGGATCATATCACTGGGGAGAGTTCAAGTGATAAAGAGAACAAATCCGAAGcaaaatctgaagaaaaaaaggttGAGAAAATTGATATGGAACCTCAAGACCAAATGAAGTTGGTTAAGCCTGAAGCCACAGTCCAGGAGGATGATGACTCTGACGAAGGATGGCAAGAAGCTGTCCCAAAAAATCGTTATCCTTCTGGGCGTAGAACTCGGCCCAGCCTGGCAAAGCTGAACACAAACTTCATGAACGTGACCCAGCAGACATCAAGAAGCAGAGGAAAATCCACCAATTTCACATCCCCGAAGACTAGTTCTATTGAGCTTTCAATTTCTGTTGATGGTTCCACTTCTTCGCATGCCTCGAAGATGTCTGTAAAGAACACGAGTTTGAACAGAAAGCAAAACAGTTCCAATATAGTGGGAGAAAGACCAGTCAGTGATAAACCAGCCAAGGCAATCCCAGCTTGCACTGAACACATCAACAAGCCAACTCCCATGGTGAGTCCTGTGAATGTCAAAGCTGGAAAATTGTTTTCCTATAAGGAGGTTGCACTGGCACCCCCGGGAACGATTGTAAAATCAGTTGCAGAGCAGTTgccagaagaaacaaaatcccCAGAGATTTTAGATACGGAAAAAATTGCAGTAGATGGTCCTCAAAAAGTTAATGTTCAGGATGCTGAGAGCGAGAATAAGCATGTGGCTACAGAAACGGAAGCAGAAAAAACTGATAGCGGTGAGCGAGGAAGGGTGGTTGTTGGTGGATCAGACTTGACGAGCTCACCCAAAGAAATCAACTTTGTGGAGGCCGTAAAGGCAGCTGAAGAAACATTTCCAACAGAGACAACCGTATCAAATACAAGACAAGGAAAAACTGAGAGTGCACCAACGTCTGGGGATTCAAATGCATCTCTCTTGAATAAGTCACCAACACCAAAAGATTCAAATGGTAGTGGATCAGCAATTGGAGTAAAGCTCCAAAAGGATTTATCTGATGCTGAACTGAAAACAGTAGATGGCGAAACAGAAAAGCTGCCTAACGGAGACTCGAGTCCAAAGTCATCAATAGCTGCAGATGGAGAAAAGCAAGACGCATGCGAAGCACAAAAAGAAATGAGCAAGAAGCTCTCTGCTTCTGCGCCGCCGTATACCCCAACAACCATTCCAATTTTTGGATCGATTGCAGTTCCAGGATTCAAAGACCACGGTGGAATCCTTCCCTCTCCATTGAATATGCCACCAATGCTTCCTGTTAACCATGTCCGCAGATCAACTCCTCATCAGTCTGTAACAGCTCGAGTTCCCTATGGACCTAGGCTCTCAGGTGGTGGTTACAATCGATCTGGAAACAGGGTTCCGCGTAACAAACCAAGCTTCCCCAATAGCACTGAGTCCAATGGTGAGGCCAACCAATTCAATGGCCCAAGAATAATGAACCCCCATGCGGCTGAGTTCATACCTAGTCAACCTTGGGTTTCTAATGGGTATCCAGTGCCACCAAATGGCTATTTAGCATCCCCAAATGGAGCAGAAATAATACAGAATGGGTACCCGCTGTCGCCTGTAGCAGGTGGATATCCGTGTAACATGTCCATTACACAGCCTCAGAATGGACTTAGCATACATGCACCACTTGCTTTGGAAGAATTACCTGGTGGTGGTGAAAGCTCTGAGGAGAAGAGCGGAAGCGAAGAAGAAAGCAACAACGAGAAAAAAGCTGGAGAGGATGAAGAAGTCATTGCACAAGCAACTACAGATGCACTTGAAAATGGACATCTGACAGTAAGTGAAGCGGAAACCACATCACATCAGACCTCTGATGGGAAAAATGGAGAACTACAGGGAGGCAAGTGCTGGGGAGATTACAGTGATAATGAAATCGAGCAAATTGAAGTTACAAGTTGA
- the LOC104717408 gene encoding lactation elevated protein 1-like isoform X2, whose translation MSGTLRELQRLYDELVQSADACRLDRYSASAKPTKSSNWFWQKFVSHSSVSPVKGLYLYGGVGTGKTMLMDLFFHQLPASWRAQRIHFHNFMLSVHSRLQKHKGLEDPLEVVGLEIADESILLCLDEFMVNDVADALILNRLFRHLFNNGIVLVATSNRAPDNLYEGGLQRDLFLPFISTLKERCVVREIGSSVDYRKLTSAEEGFYFIGKDISGLIKQKFQQLVGDQSAGPQVVEVVMGRKLEVPLAADGCAYFRFEELCDRPLGAADYLGLFKKFHTLALEGVPIFGLHNRTAAYRFVTLVDVMYETKARLLCTAEGSPLELLERIVTISNAQQIAPRTSSRSRKSDDLDLCVDNELGFAKDRTISRLTEMNSREYLEHHSRMSAVLPSS comes from the exons ATGTCAG GTACATTAAGAGAACTTCAAAGACTCTACGACGAGCTTGTTCAATCCGCTGATGCTTGTCGATTAGATCGTTACTCTGCATCCGCGAAACCAACTAAGAGTAGTAATTGGTTCTGGCAAAAATTCGTGTCTCACTCTTCTGTCTCCCCTGTCAAAGGTTTATACTTATATGGAGGTGTTGGAACTGGCAAAACAATGCTCATGGACTTGTTTTTTCATCAGTT GCCAGCTAGCTGGAGAGCGCAAAGGATTCACTTTCACAATTTCATGTTGAGTGTTCATAGCCGCTTGCAA AAGCACAAGGGTCTTGAAGATCCACTTGAAGTCGTTGGCCTGGAAATAGCTGACGAGTCTATACTGCTATGCTTAGATGAGTTCATG GTCAATGATGTGGCTGATGCTCTGATACTAAACCGTCTCTTTAGACACTTGTTTAACAATGGCATT GTTCTTGTTGCTACATCAAACCGTGCTCCAGATAATCTCTATGAAGGGGGTTTACAGAGGGACCTATTCCTTCCGTTTATTTCTACGTTAAAG GAAAGATGTGTGGTTCGTGAAATCGGTTCATCAGTGGATTATCGGAAACTGACCTCT GCTGAAGAGGGATTTTACTTTATCGGAAAGGATATTTCTGGTCTTATTAAACAGAAGTTTCAGCAGTTGGTTGGCGATCAATCAGCTGGTCCTCAGGTGGTTGAAGTAGTAATGGGGAGGAAGTTGGAG GTTCCGCTGGCTGCTGATGGATGTGCCTACTTTCGTTTTGAAGAGCTGTGTGATAGACCCCTAGGCGCAGCTGATTATCTCGGATTATTCA AGAAGTTTCATACTTTGGCTCTGGAAGGTGTACCCATTTTCGGGCTCCACAATAGGACCGCAGCTTACCGCTTTGTGACACTGGTTGAT GTGATGTATGAGACCAAGGCTAGGCTACTGTGCACGGCAGAGGGTAGCCCTCTAGAACTGCTGGAGAGAATAGTGACAATCTCTAATGCACAGCAAATAGCACCTAGAACCTCTTCAAGATCAAGGAAGAGTGATGATCTCGACCTTTGCGTGGACAATGAACTTGGTTTTGCTAAAGACCGCACTATTAGCAG ATTAACGGAGATGAACAGCAGAGAATACCTGGAACATCATTCAAGAATGTCGGCGGTGCTGCCTTCTTCTTAG
- the LOC104717408 gene encoding lactation elevated protein 1-like isoform X1 produces MRLLLLSLRRVTLFSRHRRYYTSAPIHNCLIPINPSSPSPSLVFSSSSFSTLSYPNGDGKIAGPLVEYERRIVAGELLDGDLCQLGTLRELQRLYDELVQSADACRLDRYSASAKPTKSSNWFWQKFVSHSSVSPVKGLYLYGGVGTGKTMLMDLFFHQLPASWRAQRIHFHNFMLSVHSRLQKHKGLEDPLEVVGLEIADESILLCLDEFMVNDVADALILNRLFRHLFNNGIVLVATSNRAPDNLYEGGLQRDLFLPFISTLKERCVVREIGSSVDYRKLTSAEEGFYFIGKDISGLIKQKFQQLVGDQSAGPQVVEVVMGRKLEVPLAADGCAYFRFEELCDRPLGAADYLGLFKKFHTLALEGVPIFGLHNRTAAYRFVTLVDVMYETKARLLCTAEGSPLELLERIVTISNAQQIAPRTSSRSRKSDDLDLCVDNELGFAKDRTISRLTEMNSREYLEHHSRMSAVLPSS; encoded by the exons ATGCGCTTGCTTCTTCTCTCCCTTCGCCGTGTAACTCTATTCTCGAGGCATCGACGATACTACACTTCCGCTCCTATTCATAATTGTTTGATCCCAATCAACCCCAGCTCGCCTTCTCCGTCCCTTGtattctcgtcttcttctttctctactCTTTCATATCCTAACGGAGATGGGAAGATTGCAGGACCTCTAGTGGAATATGAACGTAGAATCGTAGCTGGAGAGCTTTTGGATGGAGATTTATGTCAG ctAGGTACATTAAGAGAACTTCAAAGACTCTACGACGAGCTTGTTCAATCCGCTGATGCTTGTCGATTAGATCGTTACTCTGCATCCGCGAAACCAACTAAGAGTAGTAATTGGTTCTGGCAAAAATTCGTGTCTCACTCTTCTGTCTCCCCTGTCAAAGGTTTATACTTATATGGAGGTGTTGGAACTGGCAAAACAATGCTCATGGACTTGTTTTTTCATCAGTT GCCAGCTAGCTGGAGAGCGCAAAGGATTCACTTTCACAATTTCATGTTGAGTGTTCATAGCCGCTTGCAA AAGCACAAGGGTCTTGAAGATCCACTTGAAGTCGTTGGCCTGGAAATAGCTGACGAGTCTATACTGCTATGCTTAGATGAGTTCATG GTCAATGATGTGGCTGATGCTCTGATACTAAACCGTCTCTTTAGACACTTGTTTAACAATGGCATT GTTCTTGTTGCTACATCAAACCGTGCTCCAGATAATCTCTATGAAGGGGGTTTACAGAGGGACCTATTCCTTCCGTTTATTTCTACGTTAAAG GAAAGATGTGTGGTTCGTGAAATCGGTTCATCAGTGGATTATCGGAAACTGACCTCT GCTGAAGAGGGATTTTACTTTATCGGAAAGGATATTTCTGGTCTTATTAAACAGAAGTTTCAGCAGTTGGTTGGCGATCAATCAGCTGGTCCTCAGGTGGTTGAAGTAGTAATGGGGAGGAAGTTGGAG GTTCCGCTGGCTGCTGATGGATGTGCCTACTTTCGTTTTGAAGAGCTGTGTGATAGACCCCTAGGCGCAGCTGATTATCTCGGATTATTCA AGAAGTTTCATACTTTGGCTCTGGAAGGTGTACCCATTTTCGGGCTCCACAATAGGACCGCAGCTTACCGCTTTGTGACACTGGTTGAT GTGATGTATGAGACCAAGGCTAGGCTACTGTGCACGGCAGAGGGTAGCCCTCTAGAACTGCTGGAGAGAATAGTGACAATCTCTAATGCACAGCAAATAGCACCTAGAACCTCTTCAAGATCAAGGAAGAGTGATGATCTCGACCTTTGCGTGGACAATGAACTTGGTTTTGCTAAAGACCGCACTATTAGCAG ATTAACGGAGATGAACAGCAGAGAATACCTGGAACATCATTCAAGAATGTCGGCGGTGCTGCCTTCTTCTTAG
- the LOC104717410 gene encoding cytochrome c oxidase subunit 6b-3, with translation MEDEIELKTAPADFRFPTTNQTRHCFTRYIEFHRCTTAKGEDSNECERFAKYYRALCPGEWVDKWNEQRETGTFPGPL, from the exons ATGGAGGACGAG ATTGAACTGAAAACTGCCCCTGCTGATTTCCGGTTTCCTACAACCAACCAAACAAGGCACTGCTTCACCCGTTACATTGAGTTCCACAG GTGCACAACTGCAAAGGGTGAGGACTCCAACGAATGTGAGAGGTTTGCCAAGTATTACCGCGCTCTCTGCCCTGGAGAATGG GTTGACAAATGGAATGAGCAGAGGGAGACCGGAACTTTCCCTGGCCCTCTCTGA
- the LOC104717411 gene encoding tetraspanin-7-like has translation MVQCSNNLLGILNFFTFLLSIPILSAGIWLGKNAATECERFLDKPIVVLGVFLMFVSIAGLVGACCRVSCLLWLYLFAMFLLILLGFCFTIFAFAVTNRGAGEVISDRGYKEYRVGDYSNWLQKRVNNAKNWERIRSCLMYSDVCSTYRTRYSTINVEEFYKSHLSALQSGCCKPSNDCNFTYVNPTTWTKTPGPYTNEDCNVWDNKPATLCYDCQACKAGLLDNIKTSWKKVAQINIVFLIFLIIVYSVGCCAFRNNRKRSW, from the exons ATGGTTCAGTGTAGCAACAACCTCCTCGGGATTCTCAATTTCTTCACATTCCTCCTCTCAATCCCAATCCTCTCCGCCGGGATCTGGCTAGGCAAAAATGCAGCAACAGAGTGCGAACGTTTCCTCGACAAACCAATCGTCGTTCTCGGAGTCTTCCTCATGTTCGTCTCCATAGCTGGTCTCGTCGGCGCTTGTTGCCGTGTCTCTTGCCTCCTCTGGCTTTACCTTTTCGCTATGTTCCTCCTGATTCTCCTCGGTTTCTGTTTCACGATCTTCGCGTTCGCCGTCACTAACCGTGGAGCCGGCGAGGTTATATCAGATCGTGGTTATAAAGAGTATCGCGTCGGAGATTACTCGAATTGGCTGCAGAAACGTGTTAATAATGCTAAGAATTGGGAACGGATCAGGAGCTGTTTGATGTATTCAGACGTTTGCTCCACTTACCGTACTCGTTATTCCACCATTAACGTTGAAGAGTTCTACAAGTCTCATCTCAGTGCTCTTCAG TCTGGTTGCTGTAAGCCGTCGAACGACTGTAACTTTACGTATGTGAACCCGACTACTTGGACAAAGACACCTGGTCCATACACAAACGAGGACTGTAACGTCTGGGACAACAAACCGGCAACTCTATGCTATGACTGTCAAGCCTGCAAGGCTGGTTTGCTCGACAACATCAAGACCTCGTGGAAAAAAGTGGCTCAGATCAACATTGTCTTCCTCATATTCCTCATTATTGTATACTCCGTTGGTTGTTGTGCGTTCAGGAACAACAGGAAACGTAGCTGGTAA
- the LOC104717414 gene encoding WAT1-related protein At4g28040-like has protein sequence MEVSKYKAVLALVLLQFTLAGVALFTKAAFTEGLTPTVFVVYRQAIATVFICPISFFSDWKKENKPSLGLRGFWWVTLTAVFGVTLNQNAYFKGVDLSSSSMACAMTNLLPAVTFIISVIVGYESIKSSMKSVAKVIGTGVCVGGAMTMTFLRGPKLLNALLNQDSNTWLLGCIFLVISIFAWSLWLIFQIPIASHCPDHLYTCSCICIMATISSFLVALALGNTHLSPWKLDSSLKLSCCIYSGIQLAISFFLQAWVVSQKGPLFSALFNPLSAIITTFFGALYLQEQTYLGSLLGALAIILGLYVVLWGKSEDYEEESIDLKLEDGHTTSSHADIASVVIGDKIFRSSELLEPLLM, from the exons atgGAGGTATCGAAATACAAGGCGGTGTTGGCGTTAGTGCTTTTGCAGTTTACATTGGCCGGAGTTGCACTCTTCACGAAAGCTGCATTCACGGAAGGACTCACTCCCACCGTCTTCGTTGTTTACCGTCAAGCCATCGCCACTGTCTTCATCTGCCCCATCTCATTCTTTTCTGATTG gaaaaaagaaaacaaaccttctCTGGGACTACGAGGCTTTTGGTGGGTGACTCTCACGGCTGTTTTTGGTGTGACTCTGAATCAGAACGCTTATTTTAAAGGGGTTGActtgtcttcttcatccatGGCTTGTGCCATGACCAATCTTCTTCCTGCTGTCACCTTCATTATCTCCGTCATTGTAGG ATACGAGAGTATTAAGAGTAGTATGAAAAGTGTTGCAAAAGTAATAGGAACAGGTGTGTGTGTGGGAGGAGCCATGACAATGACTTTTCTCAGAGGTCCCAAATTGCTAAACGCCCTGCTCAACCAAGACAGCAACACTTGGTTACTCGGCTGCATATTTCTTGTCATTAGTATATTCGCTTGGTCCCTATGGTTGATCTTTCAGATTCCTATTGCCTCTCACTGTCCTGATCACTTGTACACTTGCTCTTGCATATGTATCATGGCTACCATATCCTCTTTCCTCGTGGCTCTCGCCTTAGGCAACACTCATTTATCACCATGGAAGCTTGATTCCTCTTTGAAGCTCTCCTGTTGCATATACTCTGGCATCCAATTGGCGATATCTTTCTTTCTACAAGCTTGGGTCGTGTCACAGAAAGGACCTCTGTTCTCTGCCCTCTTCAACCCTCTTTCAGCAATCATCACCACTTTCTTCGGGGCTTTGTATTTACAAGAACAGACTTACCTCGGGAG CTTGCTAGGCGCTTTAGCTATCATCCTTGGTCTCTACGTTGTTCTCTGGGGAAAATCCGAAGACTATGAAGAAGAATCCATAGACCTAAAATTGGAAGATGGACACACCACTTCCTCCCATGCTGACATTGCTTCCGTTGTGATTGGTGATAAGATCTTCCGTAGCTCAGAGCTCTTAGAACCTCTTCTCATGTAA